Part of the Halodesulfovibrio aestuarii DSM 17919 = ATCC 29578 genome, AAGCCCAACTACAGGCCAACAAGTTAAAGACGTACTTATCCAAGACCATTCAACTATAGCAGAGAGTGTTATGGACAAACTCACACCGAGCCAAAATATCGTCTTCAATAATATTGGGGTGGTAGATAAGGTTGGTAGTAGATTTGCTAAACGCGTTACGATAATTTCGGAAGAAAATGCATTTTTCATTAATCTAACAATTCAAGATAGTCATGACTTATCCGCTGAAACTCAAAAAGATAACGAGCACTCCCGAAAGATTTTTCTAGGACTCGAAAATTTCAACGTTGTAACTAATGCACTTAATTATGGTAAACCTGAAGTATCAGTTGCTTATTCTCGCAACAGCTCCGAAATTGATCTAAAAGACTTTAAAAGCAATCAGTCAAGTCACTGATTACAATATTTCACTTTACCACTTCGAATAATTACCTCTTCCAATATTCTCTTAGCATTTTCCTGTACACTTTCTTTAGCCTTAGCAGCATTCAAGGTACGTAAGAAAATTGTACTAATCTACAAAACCATTCTTGAAACTCTGATTAAAAAAGAAAATCAAAAGTTCACTAAGGGAAAAACAAGATTGCCCTCAGTAGATTTTTAGACTCTTTGTAAAAAGATTAACAAGAATAGGGTATAAAAAGACTAGTTGCAGACTTGATGAAAAAGCACAAGGAAGAAGATAAAGGGCTCAAAAAAGAATTCAAAGGATTCCTTGAACTCTTTCTAGAAAAATTAGCTTGAAAATCAGACAAGGTTTTCAATTTTGAAGCTGACACAGCAAAACCTGAGAGTCCAAGTATAGATAGAACTGAAAACAAAGGCCAACAACAAGCTGGTATTATTAAACAACAAACCAATATTATTAATTAAAAATATGGACAACCGATGTTATACGAAGCCTTAAAAAGCGTACTGAGTCTATTTTAACACTTGGTTCAAATGATCTCTTTGGAGACGAAAATAACGCAGGAGCTGTTCAGCAGCACTCCACAGGAAAGATCCTTCACAAGGGCTACGCCTCAGAACCTCAGGAAAATTGACACGACATGACAAAAAAATGCGGGGCAGATGTGGGGCACAAACCTTATTCCTGAACAGAAGACACAAAAAAAGCCCTCACAGTTTTCACTGTAAGGGCTTAATATCATGGCGGAGAGGGAGGGATTCGAACCCCCGGAAGGCGCAAACCTTCAACGGTTTTCAAGACCGCCGCGTTCAACCGAGCTCTGCCACCTCTCCGTGTTATGTTCTCTGCGAAGCAGAGGTGGTCTGTATAGAGAATTACGATTCAAAGTGCAAGCACTTATCGCATTCTTTTTAAATTTTTATCCAACCACTAATACGTTACTGAATCTGAGCATTGAAGCAAACCAAACAAAATTCTCAATAAGTTATCGGGATTAATAGGTTTTCCAACATACTCATTCATTCCTGCGGCAAGAAAAGCTTCTCTGTCACCTTTTAAGGCATGTGCTGTCATAGCCACTACAGGTACGTCTGATCGCACACAAAAAGACGTTGATTCACGAATCCTGCGTGTTGCTTCAAGACCATCCATCTGCGGCATGGCGATATCCATTAGCACCACATCGTATGCCTCTTTCTTTACCGCTTCCAGTGCCTCAATACCATTCGTCGCAAGATCAACTTCAAAGCCCTGTTTTTTTAAAAAAATATCCATATATTTTAGGTTCACGGCATTATCATCCACGACAAGAACTTTCTTAGAGCTGCCAAGTTCTGGTTTAGCCAGAGCATTTTCCCGAGTTGCCACCTCGCCTCGCTCATTTAGCTTACCAAGCTGAAACGGGAGCGTAAAAAAGAACTCTGCACCTTCTCCCGGTGCGCTGGTAACCTCAAGCTTGCCTCCCATTAATTCAACAAGCTTGCGACAAATGGCTAACCCAAGTCCAGTTCCTTGATATTGCCGCGACACGGAGCTATCAGACTGGACAAAACGCTCAAAAATTGCCTCCTGATGCTCCTTGAGAATACCAATTCCGCTATCCTTAATGGAAAACCGTAACTGAGCCCACTCATGTTTTAACTCTACCAGTTCAACAGCTAGATGAACAGTTCCGGCATCAGTGAACTTCAAAGCATTATCAAGCAAATTAACTATCACTTGTCTGATTCGAGAAAAATCACCTACGATTACATCTGGCACATCATCAGGAACAGTAAAAACTAAATTCAAGCAACGCTCTTCTGCACGATGGAAAAACATTGTACGTAGGGCAGAAAGACGCTTTCGGAGCCTGAATGCTTGCCTGTCTACCTCCATAACTCCCGCTTCAATCTTTGAAAAATCCAAAATCTGGTTGATTAGAACAAGCAGCGACTCTGCTGAATTTTCAACAGCTTCAAGATATTCCCGCTGCTCTGCATCAAGTTCTGTATCAAGCGCCAGATCAAGCATACCAAGCAAGCCATTCATTGGAGTGCGTATCTCATGACTCATTGTTGTCAGAAACTCACTTTTGGCTTTATCTGCCGCCTCAGCGGAATCTTTAGCAGCTCTTAGCTCATGCGTCATTTCTACTTCACGCGGTATTTCACTAGTACATTCCAGTAGTAATGGTGCACCTTGCTCCGACGACAAAGGAATATATTGAATACTGCGGTGCACACCTGTAGTGGGATGCCGTTCCGTAATTATCTGACTTTCGCCTTCAGCAAGAGCTGTTTGAAGTGAATGTATGCGTCTGCCATTGTGCAAACACGATTCAGTCTTCATCTCTCCCCAGACTGGATCGCCCGATGCAGCAGTGGAGTACGCAATACTTCCGTCGTCCGTATAAGCGGTTACACCAACGGGGACAGCGCGCAATATATCCCTCAGCAACGATGCTTCACGCTTCGCTGCCGCTGCTTCCTGCTCCAGACTAGCAGAATATGCTTCAAGCTCGACAATTTTTTCAATTGCTGTCGTCAAATCAACCGGATCAAACATACATCGGTCTTTGCCCGTTATAGGACTCAACAACATGCAATTATCTATATCTTTATCCACATGCGCCCCCACTTCTTGCACATATACATGAAATCACTCTATCCAGTATCATACCTTCAAAAAAAAATCTTCATATTATACGACATTCACAGACATAATTAGCAACCAGTCTTCTGGTAAGAAGTTTAGTCGATAACGTACTGCTAATTCCAGTGTTCTCTACAATAAAAGAACAAACTAAATATTTTTTGCACAAGCCTTAAAAAACTACTATTTTACTCTATTTCACCTCATAACAATCTATTTTATATAATTATTCCACACTGTTTGCACTTTCAAACAGTAAGATTCCAGTGGTTTTTTTTGTATCAAAAACTTTATTTTTATGTTTTAGAAACAGAGTTAATGGGTATGTCACACTCGCTAAATGTGTACATTTCAGAAGGGTTAGTTACCGCTCGTGAAAAATTTCACCTTGACGCAATTGCCCCTAAGAAGTAGACACAGCGGTGTGGTAATGTGGGCTTTTTTTCAATATTTTAAACCAGCTATGAGGCGAAGGGTTATGGAGGAGAGGCTTTTACATCCTGCCGACGGGAACAGTACGTCACGCCAATTTGGCGGCGCGGCCCCGTTCTTCGTAGGTCTGGTAGTGGCACTCATCTTTGGTTGGTGGGCTTTCCCTGGACTGCTTTTTTCAGAACAGGAACAGCCTATTAATTTCAGCCATAAGGTGCATATTCAAGACGCAGAAATGGAATGTTCTGCGTGCCATTCTTTCCGTGAAGACGGCACTTTTGCCGGCCTTCCGACAACTGAAAGCTGTGCCGAATGTCACAGCGACGAACCACTCGGGGAAGATCCGGAAGAAGCACGCTTCATTAAGGAGTATGTTCAGACCGGTAAAGAAGTTAAATGGCATGTGTATCAAGCACAGCCAGATAACGTCTTCTTCAGTCATGCTGCTCACTCTTTGGAATCATGCAACTCTTGTCATGACTTCAAAGAAACCGAGCTCTGCTCCCAGTGTCACATTGATGTGGCCAATATGGACAAGGCCCCGACTTACTATGAAAACAAGCTGACCAAGTACAGCAAACAGACCATGAAGATGTGGCAATGTGAACGCTGCCATGCTCATCCAGAGCACTTTGGCGTTACTCGTTCCAACAACGCATGCTTCGTCTGTCATAAGTAAAAGGGGAGTATCCAATGGCAGTAGATAGACGAGGATTCCTTAAGTTTGTTGCAGGCGCCACCACTGGTGTTCTGGCTACTCCCGTACCTTGGAAGCTCCTTGATGACGCGAGTATCTGGACTCAGAACTGGTCCTGGATTCCACGAAATGTAGATGGTGCAAACTCCTACGTTTCAACAATCAGTAAATTGTGTCCTTCCGCTGCGGGCATGAAAGTTCGTCTGGTTGGAGAGCGTCCTGTACGCGTACTTCCAGATGATAACCACCCGCTTTCCATGGGTGGCATCACAGCCCTCGCTGTAGCAGAAGTTCAGCTTATGTACTCTCCTTCCCGTGTTAAACGTCCACTTAAGCATGCCGGTGATGGCGCTTATGTTGCGATTTCATGGGAAGAAGCAGAGAAAATGCTCAAAGAAAACCTCAGAAGAGCAGGTTCCAAAGTTGCTTATGTATCTGGTGACGAAACCGGTACAATCAACGAACTTCTTTCCGGTATGGCGAAAGAAAGTGGTTCCGAAGACTTCTATGTTATGCCTTCAGAGGTTCAGCCAGCAGCACTTGCTTTTGCTAGCATGAATGGCAAAGGCCAGCTTGGCTACGACATCGAAAATAGCGACTACGTGTTTGCTATCGGTGCTAACATTCTTGAGTCTTGGGGCACAGTGCTTCGCAACCGCGCAGCATTTAAAAAGTCCCACCCCGCTGCAAAAAAACCAACTGTTAAGTTTGTCTACGCAGGCCCAGTGCAGAACAACACTGCTGCAGGCGCAGACGAATGGTTACCAGCAAAATCCGGTGCTGAAGCAATCGTAGCAATGGGCATTGCAAATCTGCTTATCAAATCCGGTGCTACAATTAACGCACCAGACTTTGCAGAGTTCAAAGCGCTTGCCGCTCAGTACACTCCGCAAAAGGTTGCTGCGCTCGCTGGAGTTGCTCCTGCTAAGCTTAAAGCAATCGCAGCAGAGCTTTCAAAAGCTCAGCGTCCTGTTGTTCTTACCGGTTCTGAATTCGGTCAGGGTACAGGCGTTGCAACTGTTCTTGCTGGAACCGCAGTTAACATGCTGCTCGGTAGCTTTGGTCGCGAAGGCGGCGTAAAAGCTCTTCCTTTGGCACCGAAAGTTATTGCTTCCGGCATGGATCGTTCTGAAAGCGCTCAAAAAGACCTCGTGGCCTACCTTTCCCGCATCAGTGCAGGAAAAGTTTCCAAGCCGCGTGCAATGGTCTTCTACGAAGCAAACCCAGTATACGGTCTGCCTCAGCCTGCAGCTATGGCTAAAGTAATGGATAAGGTTCCATTTAAAGTTGCTTTCACCAGCTTCCTTGATGAAACTGCGAAAGCCTGTGACCTTATTCTGCCTACTCCGCTCGGTCTTGAACGCTTCGATGACGTGGAAACACCATATGGAATCGGTCAGGCATTCTACAGTCTCGCTCGTCCTGTTGCGCCTTGCGTAATTGACGGCAAGCCTGCTGCTGACGTGCTTCTGAGTGTTGCTACTCAGCTCAACATGGATCTTGGTTTCGCTACGTTTGAAGAAATTCTTCAGGCGAAAGCAGAAGCTGCAGGTGCTGATTGGGACAGCCTGATGGAAGGCGAATTCTTTACAAGTGATGCTGTTGCAGAACAGTCTAATCTGCGCATTGCCGCAGACGTAATAGGTAAAGCACTTGCTGCTGCACCTAAGGCTGCAAAGCTAAGCATTGCCCCTGTGCAGAAACTGAGCCTCGGCACCCCGAACACCGCTATTCCACCGTACAACAACAAAACAATTCGTCGTTGGGAACTCCAGAAAAACGAAATGTATGTTGCGATGAACGGAGCAACAGCGCGTGAGCTCGGCGTGGTAAAACACGACCGTATTAAGCTCAGTAATTCCAGCGGCAGCATCCAGGCCCGTGTGAACATTTTTGAAGGCGTTATGCCAAATACCATTGCAGTGCTGATGGGCTTTGGCCACACCGCGTTCGATGAGTTCAGCAAAGGCAAAGGCGAAAACGTCATGGAGCTGCTGACTGTTGGTTATGAAGCCGGCACCGGACAATCTGTCTGGAACGTTGCTGGTGTAAACGTCAGCAAGGCATAAGGGACGAGCGTCATGCAAACTAAAGAATTCACTATAAAATGGGGCATGGCAATTGACCTCGACAAATGCACCGGTTGTGGTGCCTGCATGGTTGCATGTCAGGCAGAAAACAACCTTGCACCAATTGCCGATGCTTCCAATAAAATCAAAGTAATGAACTGGATCACAGTCTACGAACTGTCCAACGGTAAACCTTACCCTGAACACGACGTAGCCTACCTGCCTCGCCCTTGTCAGCAGTGTGGTCATCCGCCTTGCGTTTCTGTTTGTCCGGTTATCGCGACTGACAAAAACGAAGAAGGCGGAATCGTCAGCCAGGTAACTCCTCGTTGCATCGGCTGTCGTTACTGCATGGCTGCCTGCCCTTACCACGCACGCTACTTTAACTGGCGTGATCCGGTATGGCCTGGTGGACTTGAAAAAGCTCTTACTCCTGACGTATCTGTACGTCCTCGCGGTGTTGTAGAAAAATGTACTTTCTGTCACCACCGCTGGATGGCTGCAAAAGATAAAGCTATCGTTGAAGGTCGTGATCCTATGGATCTGGCTGAAGGCGAATACGTTACTTCCTGTACCGAGGCATGTCCTAACGGTGCAATCACCTTCGGCGACCTAAACAACGAAGAACATGAAGTAGCTAAGCTTGCTAGCTCCAAACACGCTCACAGATTGCTCGAACGTCTTGGTGCCCACACTCAGGTTTACTACGTAAGCCGCCGTGAATGGGTTCTGCGTCAGCTCGATAACTATCTGGAAGACGAAAAGGTTAAGGGGTAACAGTCATGGGAAAGAACTACTCTCTTCCTGCAGATCATGAACTCTTCCCGGAAGGCACATCACGCTGCTCTCTGACGAAGTTTTCAATCTGGATGGGACTTGTCGGTGCTGTAGCTCTTTGGGGTCTTTACGCTGCATTCAGAGTGCTCGCGGAAGGACTTGGCGTTACAGCCCTTGATGACTACTTCGGCTTTGGTCTCTGGATCACCTTTGACCTTGCCGTTATTGCTCTCGGTGCTGGTGCGTTCTTCACTGGTCTGCTCAGATACATTCTGAATATTGATCCGTTGAAAAACATCATCAACCTCACCGTTATTATCGGCTTTATTTGCTACTCCGGTGCTATGCTCATTCTCGTGCTCGACGTTGGTCAGCCGATTCGTGCATGGTTCGGTTACTGGCATGCGAACGTACACTCCATGCTTACAGAAGTTATTTTCTGTATTACTTGTTACTTGATTGTTCTGATCATCGAGTATGTACCGCTGATCCTCGAACAAAAACAACTTAACAAGATTCCAGTGTTGCATCACATCGCGCATAACCTGCACGTTTGGATGCCTCTGTTTGCTGGTATCGGTGCGTTCCTTTCCACTTTCCACCAGGGTTCACTCGGTGGTATGTACGGCGTTCTTTTTGGCCGTCCTTACGTACTCCGTGATGGTTTCTTCATCTGGCCTTGGACTTTCTTCCTCTTTGTTATTTCCGCAGTTGGTTCCGGTCCGGTATTTACCGTGCTTATCGCAACTATCATGGAAAAAATGACTGGCAAGAAACTGGTTAGCTGGGAAATTAAAACCCTTATGGGTAAAATTGCTGGTGCAATGCTGCTTGTATACCTTGTATTCAAGTTTGCAGACACCTACGCATGGGCAATAGATGTATTGCCACGTTCCGGTCTCACTTTTGACCAGAACTTCTACCAGACAATCTACGGCAAGTGGCTCCTGTGGTCAGAGCTGTTCCTTTGTGGCGTTATTCCGTGTGTTATTTTACTCACACCGAAACTTCGCAACAACCCGGTTCTCTTCTACTCCGCTGCTTTCCTCGATTGTGCAGGCATTACTATCAACCGTTACGTATTTACGGTTCAGGCTCTCGCGATGCCGGTATTGCCTTTCGACACCTGGGAAACATACGCACCAAACTGGGCAGAATGGGGTGCAAGCGCACTCGTACTTGCCTACGGTGCTATTATTCTCAGCCTGTCATACCGTTACCTGCCGGTGTTCCCGCAGGAACGTAGTTTGAATGCGACTAAGTCCAACTAGGGCTTAGTTTCAGATAGGTAAGCTTAAAGTCAGTTGAGCCCCGGCCGGTCCCCACCCGTGCCGGGGTTCTTCGTTTTGAATCTGCAAGTTTTATCTACAAAAAAAATCGTCAAAAACTTGCCGAAGACATATCCTAATGCGAAAAACTATACCCAGAAATAGTAGGCAAGTGTGAACAAAACAAGCGAGACAACGCGCACACTCTGATTGCAGAAAATAAGCCATAGGGCGAGGCGTGACGGAAATATCCCCATATAAGTTGCAAGTTGATGCCTCAGCGCGCGCATTGGCGACGAAAGTATATTGCCGGCAAGTAAAGCCAGCACAACATCTTTTGCTTGAATCGATCCGTCAGTTAAAAGCGCACCTGCAGCAGCCATAGAAGCTGTTATTTCTGCTGCTAAGCTAAGAATAAGTACACCCGCAGCTTCTGGATTAATAAACGGCAAAAAACCGTTATCTCCGCCAATAACATCATTTAACGCCTCAAACACTCCGAAGCGATTTAACATAAAAACAATTGTGTACACAGGAATTGTTACAAGCAACACTCGCCTGATTCTGCGCATAAATCGTGAGACTACTCTTTGAAACACCTCTTTGGCATCCTTTGGAGCATTATCATCAAGCTCACAGGTTACGCAGCCCTCAGGTGTTGGAGGAAGGATGAAACGTCCCGCAATAACGGTTCCGATTGTACGGAACAACGCTGCAGAAACAATTATCCCTACATACCAGAACGCGGCTTTACCAAGAAAAGGTACCGCAAGAAAGAAAAGTGACGGAAGGTGCAGAAAAAGCACCGGAGTGCTGTTCAGCAAGTTTGAGAAATACAGTTCCTTACGAACAATTTTTCCTTGCTCATACTGCTCAGCAAGATACGAGTTTGCCGAAATGCTCGAAAAGAAAGCCATAGTAAATGCTGCACCGGAGACATCCTGCAAATGCGCCATGCGTACCAATGGTGATGACACCTTTGCGAGAAAACGGCCCCAATGCAACGCTTCAATAATGTTGCCTATAGCCAGACCAAGCGAAATAGAAAGAATAAGTCTCAGTAACGGGCGGCAAAGCCCATTCCAAAGTACATCGAAGTCCATAAAAGAAAAGAGTTCAGTGTGCATACTGAACTCTTTACCATAATTTACTTCAATCACAAATCCAATCACAAGCTAGCTCAGCCCAAATGGCTGACCTTATCGACGAACGAATTGCCGACAGAGCTTATCTGCGAGCCTTTATGAACTTTTTTTACTGTTCTGCTCCAACGGCCCTAAAAACAAGCAAAACTCTGTAGAAAGTTTCGTAACCCGCCCATGGAAACCACTCGAGTCATCAAAAACTAAGACTCTTCGTGCCCCTCATCGCGAGGCAGATCAGACTTGGACGCTTCTGCGCGAGCGAGATCATCACAGCGTTCGTTTTCAGGATGCCCGCTGTGTCCGCGCACCCAGTGCAGGGTAACATCGTGCTTTTCAAGATACGGGAGCAAACGCAGCCATAGGTCTTTATTCTTCACCGGCTTTTTTGAAGCGTTTTTCCAACCATTCTTTTGCCAGTTTACAAGCCATTTTTTCTCTACAGCGTTACGAACGTACTGAGAATCTGTATATAGATCGACTTTGCACGGCTCTTTAAGCGCAGCTAGCCCTTCGATTACAGCAAGAATTTCCATTCTGTTGTTGGTGGTCAGGGCAAAACCGCCTGAAAGTTCTTTTTCTGTATCACCAAACCGAAGAATACTTCCCCAGCCACCGGGGCCCGGATTTCCAAGGCAGGAGCCGTCTGTATAAAGCAAAATATGTTTCATATACCAAGTTCTCACATATTATGTTGATTGAAAAATTTGTACGTAACGACCATGCCTTTTAAAAACATGAATCAACGTATGCTCAGTATGAAACATAAAAAATGACGCACGGCTAGCTTTTTTCAGAGCCTCTCATTACACATCCCGTAATGCACTTTGAAAATGCAGTATGAAAAACATGCATACACCAACCCCTGTTCCGGATATACTCAGGACAAGGTGCATTACTTCGGCTATAATATGCGCCAGTGATTACAATCACGCACTCTATGAACAGCAATATCATGAGGAATAGAATGCTTCATACCACAGGACTCATTAAATGGATATTCATCATCTTCTGTGCCTTGCTGCTTGCAAGCCTTCTCTTTTTCAGAGAACTCGGAACGCGTTCT contains:
- a CDS encoding ATP-binding protein gives rise to the protein MDKDIDNCMLLSPITGKDRCMFDPVDLTTAIEKIVELEAYSASLEQEAAAAKREASLLRDILRAVPVGVTAYTDDGSIAYSTAASGDPVWGEMKTESCLHNGRRIHSLQTALAEGESQIITERHPTTGVHRSIQYIPLSSEQGAPLLLECTSEIPREVEMTHELRAAKDSAEAADKAKSEFLTTMSHEIRTPMNGLLGMLDLALDTELDAEQREYLEAVENSAESLLVLINQILDFSKIEAGVMEVDRQAFRLRKRLSALRTMFFHRAEERCLNLVFTVPDDVPDVIVGDFSRIRQVIVNLLDNALKFTDAGTVHLAVELVELKHEWAQLRFSIKDSGIGILKEHQEAIFERFVQSDSSVSRQYQGTGLGLAICRKLVELMGGKLEVTSAPGEGAEFFFTLPFQLGKLNERGEVATRENALAKPELGSSKKVLVVDDNAVNLKYMDIFLKKQGFEVDLATNGIEALEAVKKEAYDVVLMDIAMPQMDGLEATRRIRESTSFCVRSDVPVVAMTAHALKGDREAFLAAGMNEYVGKPINPDNLLRILFGLLQCSDSVTY
- the qrcD gene encoding menaquinone reductase integral membrane subunit QrcD; its protein translation is MGKNYSLPADHELFPEGTSRCSLTKFSIWMGLVGAVALWGLYAAFRVLAEGLGVTALDDYFGFGLWITFDLAVIALGAGAFFTGLLRYILNIDPLKNIINLTVIIGFICYSGAMLILVLDVGQPIRAWFGYWHANVHSMLTEVIFCITCYLIVLIIEYVPLILEQKQLNKIPVLHHIAHNLHVWMPLFAGIGAFLSTFHQGSLGGMYGVLFGRPYVLRDGFFIWPWTFFLFVISAVGSGPVFTVLIATIMEKMTGKKLVSWEIKTLMGKIAGAMLLVYLVFKFADTYAWAIDVLPRSGLTFDQNFYQTIYGKWLLWSELFLCGVIPCVILLTPKLRNNPVLFYSAAFLDCAGITINRYVFTVQALAMPVLPFDTWETYAPNWAEWGASALVLAYGAIILSLSYRYLPVFPQERSLNATKSN
- the qrcB gene encoding menaquinone reductase molybdopterin-binding-like subunit QrcB codes for the protein MAVDRRGFLKFVAGATTGVLATPVPWKLLDDASIWTQNWSWIPRNVDGANSYVSTISKLCPSAAGMKVRLVGERPVRVLPDDNHPLSMGGITALAVAEVQLMYSPSRVKRPLKHAGDGAYVAISWEEAEKMLKENLRRAGSKVAYVSGDETGTINELLSGMAKESGSEDFYVMPSEVQPAALAFASMNGKGQLGYDIENSDYVFAIGANILESWGTVLRNRAAFKKSHPAAKKPTVKFVYAGPVQNNTAAGADEWLPAKSGAEAIVAMGIANLLIKSGATINAPDFAEFKALAAQYTPQKVAALAGVAPAKLKAIAAELSKAQRPVVLTGSEFGQGTGVATVLAGTAVNMLLGSFGREGGVKALPLAPKVIASGMDRSESAQKDLVAYLSRISAGKVSKPRAMVFYEANPVYGLPQPAAMAKVMDKVPFKVAFTSFLDETAKACDLILPTPLGLERFDDVETPYGIGQAFYSLARPVAPCVIDGKPAADVLLSVATQLNMDLGFATFEEILQAKAEAAGADWDSLMEGEFFTSDAVAEQSNLRIAADVIGKALAAAPKAAKLSIAPVQKLSLGTPNTAIPPYNNKTIRRWELQKNEMYVAMNGATARELGVVKHDRIKLSNSSGSIQARVNIFEGVMPNTIAVLMGFGHTAFDEFSKGKGENVMELLTVGYEAGTGQSVWNVAGVNVSKA
- the qrcA gene encoding menaquinone reductase multiheme cytochrome c subunit QrcA, with product MEERLLHPADGNSTSRQFGGAAPFFVGLVVALIFGWWAFPGLLFSEQEQPINFSHKVHIQDAEMECSACHSFREDGTFAGLPTTESCAECHSDEPLGEDPEEARFIKEYVQTGKEVKWHVYQAQPDNVFFSHAAHSLESCNSCHDFKETELCSQCHIDVANMDKAPTYYENKLTKYSKQTMKMWQCERCHAHPEHFGVTRSNNACFVCHK
- the qrcC gene encoding menaquinone reductase iron-sulfur cluster-binding subunit QrcC, coding for MQTKEFTIKWGMAIDLDKCTGCGACMVACQAENNLAPIADASNKIKVMNWITVYELSNGKPYPEHDVAYLPRPCQQCGHPPCVSVCPVIATDKNEEGGIVSQVTPRCIGCRYCMAACPYHARYFNWRDPVWPGGLEKALTPDVSVRPRGVVEKCTFCHHRWMAAKDKAIVEGRDPMDLAEGEYVTSCTEACPNGAITFGDLNNEEHEVAKLASSKHAHRLLERLGAHTQVYYVSRREWVLRQLDNYLEDEKVKG
- the rnhA gene encoding ribonuclease HI, which translates into the protein MKHILLYTDGSCLGNPGPGGWGSILRFGDTEKELSGGFALTTNNRMEILAVIEGLAALKEPCKVDLYTDSQYVRNAVEKKWLVNWQKNGWKNASKKPVKNKDLWLRLLPYLEKHDVTLHWVRGHSGHPENERCDDLARAEASKSDLPRDEGHEES
- a CDS encoding membrane protein — its product is MHTELFSFMDFDVLWNGLCRPLLRLILSISLGLAIGNIIEALHWGRFLAKVSSPLVRMAHLQDVSGAAFTMAFFSSISANSYLAEQYEQGKIVRKELYFSNLLNSTPVLFLHLPSLFFLAVPFLGKAAFWYVGIIVSAALFRTIGTVIAGRFILPPTPEGCVTCELDDNAPKDAKEVFQRVVSRFMRRIRRVLLVTIPVYTIVFMLNRFGVFEALNDVIGGDNGFLPFINPEAAGVLILSLAAEITASMAAAGALLTDGSIQAKDVVLALLAGNILSSPMRALRHQLATYMGIFPSRLALWLIFCNQSVRVVSLVLFTLAYYFWV